Proteins encoded in a region of the Halorussus sp. MSC15.2 genome:
- a CDS encoding methyltransferase domain-containing protein codes for MRQFSADYLRDTRRGMWDDREALADLELESRERVLDVGCGTGELSRVLAEETPGEVVGADADLDLLAVTRDRTGIETVAGDALRLPFPDDCFDLVVCQALLINLPDPAAAVREFRRVSSDLVAAVEPDNGGVSVESTVESEDGLAARARRAYLRGVETDVTLGGEGTREAFREAGLADVTTRQHYHSRTVEPPYAERDLRSARRKASGEGLADDRATLLAGDLSVAEYDDLRSDWRAMGREVVEQMSAGEYRRAEVVPFYVTVGSV; via the coding sequence GTGCGACAGTTCTCCGCCGACTACCTCCGAGACACGCGCCGGGGCATGTGGGACGACCGCGAGGCGCTGGCCGACCTCGAACTCGAATCGCGCGAGCGCGTCCTCGACGTTGGATGCGGCACGGGCGAACTCTCCCGCGTCCTCGCCGAGGAGACGCCCGGCGAAGTGGTCGGGGCGGACGCCGACCTCGACCTGCTCGCGGTGACCCGCGACCGGACCGGCATCGAGACCGTCGCGGGCGACGCTCTCCGCCTCCCCTTCCCCGACGACTGCTTCGACCTCGTGGTCTGTCAGGCCCTGCTCATCAACCTGCCCGACCCCGCCGCCGCGGTCCGGGAGTTCCGGCGGGTCTCCTCGGACCTCGTGGCGGCGGTCGAACCCGACAACGGCGGCGTGTCGGTCGAGTCCACCGTCGAGTCCGAGGACGGTCTCGCGGCCCGCGCGCGCCGGGCGTACCTCCGCGGCGTCGAGACCGACGTGACCCTCGGCGGCGAGGGGACCCGCGAGGCGTTCCGGGAGGCGGGACTGGCGGACGTGACCACCCGCCAGCACTACCACTCCCGGACGGTCGAACCGCCCTACGCCGAGCGAGACCTGCGCTCGGCCCGCCGGAAGGCCAGCGGCGAGGGACTGGCCGACGACCGGGCGACCCTGCTCGCGGGCGACCTCTCGGTGGCGGAGTACGACGACCTCCGGAGCGACTGGCGCGCGATGGGCCGCGAGGTCGTCGAGCAGATGAGCGCGGGCGAGTACCGCCGGGCCGAGGTCGTCCCCTTCTACGTCACCGTCGGGTCGGT
- a CDS encoding AzlC family ABC transporter permease: MSSPRSDFTSGVRVALPILLGIVPFGMVAGVAAISAGIPAVEAVAMSVVIFAGASQLAAAELVGRNAPAVVVVFTVLVINLRMMMYSASIAPYFQRESARWKGALAYLLTDQAYAVSLLRFENDDDVSRRWYYLGVGSALWVTWQLATVVGIVLGAKVPDSWRLEFAVPLVFLAVLVPAVTDRATGVAALVGGAVAVAVNGLPFNLGLITAAVVGIAAGLLAEEVA; the protein is encoded by the coding sequence GTGTCATCTCCACGCAGCGACTTCACCTCTGGTGTTCGAGTCGCCCTCCCGATTCTCCTCGGTATCGTTCCGTTCGGGATGGTGGCGGGCGTCGCCGCGATTAGCGCGGGCATCCCCGCGGTCGAAGCGGTCGCCATGTCGGTCGTCATCTTCGCCGGGGCCTCCCAACTCGCGGCGGCCGAACTCGTCGGCCGGAATGCGCCCGCCGTCGTGGTCGTGTTCACCGTCCTCGTCATCAACCTCCGGATGATGATGTACAGCGCCTCCATCGCGCCGTACTTCCAGCGCGAATCCGCTCGGTGGAAGGGCGCACTGGCGTACCTCCTCACCGACCAAGCCTACGCCGTCTCGCTGTTACGGTTCGAGAACGACGACGACGTCTCCCGGCGGTGGTACTACCTCGGCGTGGGGAGTGCGCTGTGGGTGACGTGGCAACTCGCGACGGTCGTCGGCATCGTCCTCGGCGCGAAGGTCCCGGACAGTTGGCGACTGGAGTTCGCTGTCCCGCTGGTGTTCCTCGCGGTACTGGTCCCCGCGGTCACCGACCGAGCGACCGGTGTCGCCGCGCTCGTCGGCGGCGCGGTCGCAGTCGCCGTCAACGGACTGCCGTTCAATCTGGGACTGATAACCGCCGCCGTCGTCGGCATCGCGGCCGGACTACTGGCCGAGGAGGTGGCGTAG